A part of Acidisarcina sp. genomic DNA contains:
- a CDS encoding ABC transporter ATP-binding protein, whose product MAAILEVRNLSIWFRTETGESPVVHNLNFSLAEGDVLGIVGESGSGKSVTTLAILGLLASAARVEGSVRFNGNELLGLSQEKIRAYRGQQIAMIFQEPMTALNPVMTIGEQIAEALRTHHPELAQREVRRQVLEAMEAVAIAEPETRYADYPHQFSGGQRQRILIAMAIISHPRLLIADEPTTALDVTVQAQILELLRDLRSRFGLSMIFISHDLAVVQSIADRVLVMRHGYLLEEGSRSQIFRETAHPYTRSLLGAVPTMQTSRDLPLATLPASMEDASAKVVECAPGHWVRQHPGR is encoded by the coding sequence CTGTAGTCCACAACCTCAACTTCTCTCTTGCCGAAGGAGACGTGCTGGGGATTGTGGGCGAGTCAGGCTCAGGGAAATCCGTAACGACGCTGGCGATCCTTGGGCTTCTGGCGAGCGCCGCGCGCGTGGAGGGTTCCGTACGGTTTAACGGGAATGAGTTACTCGGTCTAAGCCAGGAGAAGATACGCGCCTATCGCGGCCAGCAGATCGCAATGATCTTCCAGGAGCCGATGACCGCGCTCAACCCGGTAATGACCATCGGCGAGCAGATTGCCGAGGCGCTGCGCACACACCATCCCGAGCTTGCCCAGCGCGAGGTGCGCCGCCAGGTGCTGGAGGCGATGGAGGCAGTAGCGATCGCCGAGCCGGAGACGCGCTATGCGGACTACCCACACCAGTTTTCCGGGGGACAGCGCCAGCGGATCCTCATCGCCATGGCAATCATCAGCCATCCGCGCCTGCTCATTGCCGACGAGCCGACTACCGCTTTGGACGTCACCGTGCAGGCACAGATTCTGGAGCTGCTGCGCGACCTGCGCTCCCGCTTCGGCCTCTCGATGATCTTTATCTCGCACGATCTCGCGGTGGTGCAAAGTATCGCCGACCGCGTGCTGGTGATGCGGCACGGATACCTGCTGGAAGAGGGCTCTCGATCGCAGATCTTCCGCGAGACAGCTCACCCCTATACGCGGAGCCTGCTCGGCGCGGTGCCCACCATGCAAACCAGCCGCGACCTTCCGCTAGCCACCCTTCCAGCGTCGATGGAGGACGCCTCGGCAAAAGTGGTGGAGTGCGCCCCCGGCCACTGGGTTCGGCAGCATCCCGGGCGTTGA